One Drosophila subobscura isolate 14011-0131.10 chromosome U, UCBerk_Dsub_1.0, whole genome shotgun sequence DNA window includes the following coding sequences:
- the LOC117901646 gene encoding lipase 3-like isoform X2 codes for MSLSSSANLLISALCLCLLQREISAGLSMVLGNLTLFNVQFKSPSWLGRSIVGDSNLRIESDVDPNILEDSHLDTLHLIQKYGYPAENHTVQTDDGYILTLHRIARPGAMPVLLVHGLLDSSATWVMMGPNKGLGYLLYEQGYDVWMANVRGNTYSRKHVKYSTRHAKFWDFTFHEMGKHDIPSTIDFVLNHTDVSQLHYIGHSQGSVVFWIMASEKPEYMDKIVFMQALAPVAFLKHCRSPVVNFLAEWHLSVVLKLIGVHEFLPKNEFISMFNRFICDETTITKEICSNVIFLTTGFDKLQLNETMLPVIVGHSPAGASTKQMQHFGQLNRSGAFRQFDYGWLRNHWRYGHIDPPSYKLENVRAKVALYYGKNDWLAPPEDVEMLHSKLPNVVTKYLVDDPEFNHLDFIWAINGRELLWDRMLENMRNQENSVI; via the exons ATGTCATTATCATCGTCAGCGAATCTGCTCATCAGcgccctgtgcctgtgcctgctgcagcgGGAGATCAGCGCTGGTTTGTCCATGGTGCTGGGCAACCTCACCCTCTTCAATGTCCAATTCAAGTCCCCCAGCTGGCTGGGACGCTCGATAGTCGGCGACAGCAACTTGCGCATAGAGAGCGATGTGGATCCAAATATTTTGGAAGATTCGCACTTGGACACG CTCCATTTGATACAAAAGTATGGCTACCCCGCGGAGAATCATACCGTGCAGACCGACGATGGCTACATACTCACTCTGCACAGAATCGCGCGGCCTGGCGCAATGCCCGTGCTCCTGGTGCACGGCCTGCTGGACAGTTCGGCCACTTGGGTGATGATGGGACCCAACAAAGGCTTGG GTTACCTGCTCTATGAGCAGGGCTACGATGTTTGGATGGCCAACGTGCGCGGCAATACGTACTCCAGGAAGCACGTGAAGTACAGTACGCGCCATGCCAAGTTCTGGGACTTTACGTTCCATGAGATGGGCAAGCACGACATACCCAGCACAATAGACTTTGTGCTCAACCACACGGATGTCAGCCAATTGCATTACATTGGCCACTCGCAGGGCTCGGTTGTGTTCTGGATCATGGCCAGTGAGAAGCCCGAGTACATGGATAAGATCGTGTTTATGCAGGCTCTGGCACCGGTGGCCTTCCTCAAGCATTGCCGCAGTCCTGTCGTCAACTTCTTGGCCGAGTGGCATTTATCG GTGGTCCTCAAGCTGATTGGCGTCCACGAGTTTCTGCCCAAGAACGAGTTCATCAGCATGTTCAATCGCTTCATTTGCGACGAGACAACCATTACCAAGGAGATCTGCTCGAATGTGATCTTCCTCACCACTGGCTTCGACAAGCTGCAACTGAACGAGACGATGCTGCCTGTGATTGTGGGCCACTCCCCGGCCGGCGCTTCCACCAAGCAAATGCAACACTTTGGCCAACTGAACAGATCGGGCGCCTTCAGACAGTTCGACTATGGCTGGCTGCGGAATCATTGGCGTTATGGCCACATAGATCCCCCCTCATACAAGCTGGAGAATGTGCGGGCCAAGGTGGCGCTTTATTATGGCAAAAACGATTGGCTGGCGCCGCCCGAAGATGTGGAAATGCTGCACAGCAAGCTGCCCAATGTGGTGACAAAGTATTTGGTGGACGATCCGGAGTTCAATCACCTGGACTTCATATGGGCCATCAATGGCAGGGAATTGCTGTGGGACCGCATGCTGGAGAATATGCGAAATCAGGAGAACTCGGTTATATGA
- the LOC117901646 gene encoding lipase 3-like isoform X1, giving the protein MSLSSSANLLISALCLCLLQREISAGLSMVLGNLTLFNVQFKSPSWLGRSIVGDSNLRIESDVDPNILEDSHLDTLHLIQKYGYPAENHTVQTDDGYILTLHRIARPGAMPVLLVHGLLDSSATWVMMGPNKGLGYLLYEQGYDVWMANVRGNTYSRKHVKYSTRHAKFWDFTFHEMGKHDIPSTIDFVLNHTDVSQLHYIGHSQGSVVFWIMASEKPEYMDKIVFMQALAPVAFLKHCRSPVVNFLAEWHLSVSVVLKLIGVHEFLPKNEFISMFNRFICDETTITKEICSNVIFLTTGFDKLQLNETMLPVIVGHSPAGASTKQMQHFGQLNRSGAFRQFDYGWLRNHWRYGHIDPPSYKLENVRAKVALYYGKNDWLAPPEDVEMLHSKLPNVVTKYLVDDPEFNHLDFIWAINGRELLWDRMLENMRNQENSVI; this is encoded by the exons ATGTCATTATCATCGTCAGCGAATCTGCTCATCAGcgccctgtgcctgtgcctgctgcagcgGGAGATCAGCGCTGGTTTGTCCATGGTGCTGGGCAACCTCACCCTCTTCAATGTCCAATTCAAGTCCCCCAGCTGGCTGGGACGCTCGATAGTCGGCGACAGCAACTTGCGCATAGAGAGCGATGTGGATCCAAATATTTTGGAAGATTCGCACTTGGACACG CTCCATTTGATACAAAAGTATGGCTACCCCGCGGAGAATCATACCGTGCAGACCGACGATGGCTACATACTCACTCTGCACAGAATCGCGCGGCCTGGCGCAATGCCCGTGCTCCTGGTGCACGGCCTGCTGGACAGTTCGGCCACTTGGGTGATGATGGGACCCAACAAAGGCTTGG GTTACCTGCTCTATGAGCAGGGCTACGATGTTTGGATGGCCAACGTGCGCGGCAATACGTACTCCAGGAAGCACGTGAAGTACAGTACGCGCCATGCCAAGTTCTGGGACTTTACGTTCCATGAGATGGGCAAGCACGACATACCCAGCACAATAGACTTTGTGCTCAACCACACGGATGTCAGCCAATTGCATTACATTGGCCACTCGCAGGGCTCGGTTGTGTTCTGGATCATGGCCAGTGAGAAGCCCGAGTACATGGATAAGATCGTGTTTATGCAGGCTCTGGCACCGGTGGCCTTCCTCAAGCATTGCCGCAGTCCTGTCGTCAACTTCTTGGCCGAGTGGCATTTATCGGTGAGC GTGGTCCTCAAGCTGATTGGCGTCCACGAGTTTCTGCCCAAGAACGAGTTCATCAGCATGTTCAATCGCTTCATTTGCGACGAGACAACCATTACCAAGGAGATCTGCTCGAATGTGATCTTCCTCACCACTGGCTTCGACAAGCTGCAACTGAACGAGACGATGCTGCCTGTGATTGTGGGCCACTCCCCGGCCGGCGCTTCCACCAAGCAAATGCAACACTTTGGCCAACTGAACAGATCGGGCGCCTTCAGACAGTTCGACTATGGCTGGCTGCGGAATCATTGGCGTTATGGCCACATAGATCCCCCCTCATACAAGCTGGAGAATGTGCGGGCCAAGGTGGCGCTTTATTATGGCAAAAACGATTGGCTGGCGCCGCCCGAAGATGTGGAAATGCTGCACAGCAAGCTGCCCAATGTGGTGACAAAGTATTTGGTGGACGATCCGGAGTTCAATCACCTGGACTTCATATGGGCCATCAATGGCAGGGAATTGCTGTGGGACCGCATGCTGGAGAATATGCGAAATCAGGAGAACTCGGTTATATGA
- the LOC117900280 gene encoding lipase 1, protein MWKIAPTEGFPQTKKMIASSGNLMLFCATLCWLCLSVTSDIIKYDKTILEDANLPAPDLIRKYGYSAEIHKITTKDGFVLTAHRIPKPGAQPVLMVHGLEDSSVGYLILGPKKSLAYRLSDLGYDVWLLNTRGNRYSRKHKRYQRNMREFWDFSFHEVGLYDLPAAIDYVLAMTKGYEQLHYIGHSQGTTSFMVMGSERPSYMKKIKLMQALAPVVFCDYVGSPFVLFASKYVRPLTFYARALGIYDFPPEGEVFQRLFYQICSFAFRNTCNYFLLQLMGVDAQQLNATLVPLFVRHVAGSSLKSLGHYTQLVHSGGFYKYDYYSAVENRRRHGSDTPPQYNLSNVDCKVALYYSKNDLLTAVRDVERLRDALPNVVHDGLIPYEKFNHVDFIWANDINSLLYDGMVENMKRSDRGEL, encoded by the exons ATGTGGAAAATTGCACCAACTGAAGGTTTTCCACAGACCAAAAAAATGATAGCCAGCAGCGGGAATTTAATGTTATTTTGTGCTACTTTGTGCTGGCTTTGCTTGAGCGTCACTTCGGATATCATCAAATATGATAAAACCATTTTAGAGGATGCCAACTTGCCGGCG CCAGATCTGATCCGGAAGTATGGCTACAGCGCggaaatacacaaaataacGACCAAGGATGGCTTTGTGCTCACGGCACATCGCATACCGAAGCCGGGCGCGCAGCCCGTGCTGATGGTCCATGGGCTGGAGGACAGctcggtgggatatctcaTACTGGGACCCAAGAAGTCGCTGGCCTACAGGCTGAGCGATCTGGGCTATGACGTTTGGCTGCTCAACACGCGGGGCAATCGCTACTCGCGGAAGCACAAGCGCTACCAGCGGAATATGCGCGAGTTCTGGGACTTTTCCTTCCACGAGGTCGGGCTGTACGACCTGCCGGCCGCGATTGACTATGTTCTGGCCATGACCAAGGGCTACGAGCAGCTGCACTACATTGGCCACTCGCAGGGCACGACATCCTTTATGGTAATGGGCAGTGAGCGGCCCAGCTACATGAAGAAGATCAAACTGATGCAGGCGCTGGCTCCGGTCGTGTTTTGCGATTATGTGGGGTCACCCTTTGTCCTGTTTGCCTCGAAATACGTGCGACCTTTGACA TTCTATGCCAGAGCTCTCGGCATCTACGATTTCCCTCCTGAGGGCGAAGTCTTTCAAAGACTTTTCTATCAGATTTGCAGCTTTGCCTTCCGCAACACCTGCAACTACTTCCTTTTGCAGCTGATGGGCGTCGATGCCCAGCAACTGAATGCCACACTCGTGCCGCTATTTGTGCGACACGTCGCTGGCTCCTCGCTCAAGTCCCTGGGGCACTACACACAGCTGGTCCACAGCGGTGGCTTCTACAAGTACGACTACTACAGCGCTGTGGAGAATCGTCGCCGGCACGGCTCCGACACCCCGCCACAGTATAATCTGTCCAATGTCGACTGCAAGGTGGCTCTGTACTACAGCAAGAACGATCTCCTCACAGCGGTCAGGGATGTGGAACGCCTGCGCGACGCGCTGCCCAATGTGGTGCACGACGGTCTGATTCCATACGAGAAGTTCAATCACGTGGATTTCATTTGGGCAAATGACATCAACAGCCTGCTCTACGACGGCATGGTGGAGAATATGAAGAGGTCCGATAGGGGAGAGTTGTAG